One region of Chryseobacterium sp. C-71 genomic DNA includes:
- a CDS encoding alpha/beta hydrolase, translating to MQKVSFKNRTWDVAGHLYFPENFDETKQYPAIVCVHPGSSVKEQTAGLYASQLAENGFIALTFDASFQGESGGEPRFLEDPTTRVEDIRCAIDYLTTLSFVDNDRIGAMGVCAGGGYAANAAISEKRIKAIGTVIGTNPSRAFREANPVETLNAVAQQRTAEANGAEKLINNWIPNSKEEAQQLGVQEMDLLEAIDYYRTPRGQHPNSCNQLLFTSMSNLIMFDAFHLAEYFLTQPLLVIVGDKVGGFGSYRDGFDLYNKAASTNKKIHVVQGASHYDLYDQPQATQNALEQLVPFFQEHL from the coding sequence ATGCAAAAAGTTAGTTTTAAAAATAGAACTTGGGATGTAGCAGGACATTTATATTTTCCTGAAAATTTTGATGAAACTAAACAATACCCTGCTATTGTTTGTGTTCATCCGGGCAGTAGTGTGAAAGAACAGACGGCTGGCTTATATGCCAGTCAGCTTGCTGAAAATGGATTTATTGCTTTAACCTTCGACGCTTCTTTTCAGGGGGAAAGTGGAGGCGAACCTCGGTTTTTGGAAGACCCTACAACTAGAGTTGAAGATATTCGTTGCGCAATAGATTATCTTACCACATTATCTTTTGTCGACAACGACAGAATTGGGGCAATGGGTGTTTGTGCAGGTGGTGGTTACGCAGCTAATGCTGCTATTTCAGAAAAAAGAATTAAGGCGATAGGAACAGTAATAGGAACCAATCCAAGCAGAGCTTTTCGCGAAGCTAATCCAGTAGAAACACTCAATGCGGTTGCTCAACAACGAACTGCTGAAGCTAACGGAGCCGAAAAACTCATTAATAATTGGATACCCAATTCAAAAGAAGAAGCGCAGCAATTAGGTGTCCAAGAAATGGATTTACTGGAAGCGATTGATTATTACAGAACCCCTCGCGGGCAACATCCTAATTCCTGCAATCAGTTGCTTTTTACAAGTATGAGTAATTTGATTATGTTCGATGCTTTTCATTTGGCAGAATATTTTCTTACACAACCTTTATTGGTAATTGTTGGAGACAAAGTAGGTGGTTTTGGTTCTTATAGAGATGGTTTTGATTTGTATAATAAAGCAGCTTCCACCAACAAAAAAATACATGTTGTACAAGGTGCAAGTCACTACGATTTGTATGATCAACCCCAAGCTACTCAAAACGCATTAGAACAATTAGTGCCTTTTTTTCAAGAGCATTTGTAG
- a CDS encoding YWFCY domain-containing protein, with the protein MNCSGKKCVKNEKIMWTKIFMALAIGFVLLFMNFSLLYLLDDDFNN; encoded by the coding sequence TTGAATTGCTCAGGAAAGAAATGTGTAAAGAATGAAAAAATAATGTGGACTAAAATATTCATGGCTTTGGCAATCGGTTTTGTCTTGCTTTTTATGAACTTTTCATTACTGTATCTTCTGGACGATGATTTCAATAATTAA
- a CDS encoding sialate O-acetylesterase: MVHSFLLVGQSNMAGRGFLKDVDIIYDEHIKMLRNGRWQTMVEPVNFDRPNAGIGLSASFAAAWRIKNVAEEIGLIPCADGGTSLDDWATDGMLFQHAIAQAKLAQKSSKLEAVLWHQGENDANATSAHLYHEKFSLIVQAFRTELNEPNLPVIIGGLGDFLDKGSYAEHFSAYPVVNDALLNFAKTIPNCYFVTASGLTSNPDYIHIDATSLRKFGVRYFEAFDKRQHILKPLVEEDQTIEKIYQRELTNSEKIGLLNVKFFSGALSENDYNAELVKLM; encoded by the coding sequence ATGGTACATTCTTTTTTATTGGTAGGGCAATCCAATATGGCAGGACGGGGTTTTTTGAAAGATGTAGACATCATTTATGATGAACATATAAAAATGCTTCGAAACGGGAGATGGCAGACAATGGTAGAGCCTGTTAATTTTGATCGTCCCAATGCAGGAATTGGTCTTTCAGCATCGTTTGCCGCAGCTTGGCGTATAAAAAATGTAGCAGAAGAAATTGGTTTAATTCCATGTGCAGACGGAGGAACTAGTTTGGATGATTGGGCAACAGACGGAATGTTATTTCAACATGCCATTGCACAGGCAAAATTGGCTCAAAAGTCCAGTAAGCTAGAAGCTGTTTTATGGCATCAGGGCGAAAATGATGCTAATGCAACAAGTGCTCATCTTTATCATGAAAAGTTTTCTTTGATTGTACAAGCATTTCGGACTGAACTCAATGAACCGAATTTACCTGTTATCATAGGCGGACTTGGGGATTTTTTGGATAAAGGATCTTATGCAGAGCATTTCTCAGCTTATCCAGTTGTAAATGACGCTCTCTTAAATTTTGCTAAAACGATTCCGAATTGTTATTTTGTAACGGCATCGGGTCTGACTTCAAATCCCGATTATATACATATTGATGCAACTTCTCTGCGAAAATTTGGGGTTCGTTATTTTGAAGCTTTTGATAAGCGACAGCATATTTTAAAACCTCTGGTTGAAGAAGATCAAACGATTGAAAAGATATACCAAAGAGAATTGACCAATAGCGAGAAAATTGGGCTATTGAATGTAAAGTTTTTCAGCGGAGCATTGTCGGAAAATGACTACAATGCAGAACTAGTCAAATTAATGTAA
- a CDS encoding alginate export family protein, translating into MKLKIVILSLIFLTQEFYHAQNFKLMRYDEDYYRLKDSAKTFYNKIKYIPLSRAGNAYLSLGGEIRGELDYAVNEDWGKMNTGTDIFVLQRYHLHGDLHLGKRIRVFGQLRSGLEDGRKNGPRGIDEDQLNVQNFFVDIIPFKKSDQIITLRLGRQEIQYGSGRLIDVREGPNLRLYFDGARVAYASSNLKLDAFVMADAVVNTGVFDNASTRKANLWGVYGTYISPKSGNLDFYYLGINRSDAVFDEGVKDESRHTVGARAWRNGDGFIYNFEVAYQFGKFGLGNINAFGISSEIGYLFSNVKGTPTVKLKNDYVSGDKIKGDGRLGTSNAMYPNGGYFGMNPQAGPANLLSVHPNLTWNPAKNVTLTAAVVFNWRSSLQDGVYGPNGSLRLSSSDSKRKYIGTAYTTTFSWKINKFFSYSAGVQYFQTGNFINDVISQHRDGFFVGSVIGYKF; encoded by the coding sequence ATGAAATTAAAGATTGTCATACTTTCATTAATATTTTTAACACAGGAGTTTTATCACGCGCAAAATTTTAAACTCATGCGTTATGATGAAGATTATTATAGGCTGAAAGACAGTGCGAAAACTTTTTATAACAAAATAAAATACATTCCTCTTTCACGAGCAGGTAATGCTTATCTTTCGCTTGGAGGCGAGATACGGGGAGAGCTGGATTATGCAGTTAATGAAGATTGGGGAAAGATGAATACCGGTACCGATATTTTTGTACTTCAACGCTATCATCTTCATGGCGATTTGCATTTAGGTAAGAGGATTCGTGTTTTCGGACAATTACGGAGTGGTTTGGAAGATGGTCGTAAGAACGGCCCTCGTGGAATTGATGAAGACCAATTGAACGTTCAAAATTTTTTTGTGGATATTATACCTTTTAAAAAATCTGATCAAATCATTACGTTGCGATTGGGTCGGCAGGAGATTCAATACGGTAGTGGTCGTCTCATTGATGTCCGGGAAGGTCCCAATCTCCGCCTATATTTTGACGGAGCCAGAGTTGCTTACGCATCGTCGAATCTCAAACTTGATGCATTTGTGATGGCAGATGCGGTGGTGAATACCGGAGTTTTCGATAACGCTTCAACACGTAAAGCTAACCTTTGGGGAGTCTACGGTACCTATATTTCTCCGAAAAGTGGCAATCTTGATTTTTATTACTTAGGAATCAATCGTTCTGATGCAGTGTTTGATGAAGGGGTAAAGGATGAATCCAGACACACAGTCGGAGCCAGAGCTTGGAGAAACGGCGATGGCTTTATTTACAATTTCGAAGTAGCTTATCAATTTGGAAAATTTGGCTTAGGAAACATCAATGCCTTTGGGATTTCATCTGAGATTGGTTATCTGTTTAGCAATGTGAAGGGAACACCTACTGTGAAGCTAAAAAATGATTATGTTTCCGGGGATAAAATCAAAGGAGATGGTAGATTGGGAACTTCTAATGCTATGTATCCAAATGGCGGATATTTCGGAATGAATCCTCAGGCAGGTCCGGCAAATTTACTGTCTGTGCACCCTAATCTGACCTGGAATCCTGCAAAAAATGTAACGCTAACGGCGGCAGTTGTGTTTAATTGGCGTAGCTCTCTGCAGGACGGTGTGTATGGTCCAAATGGCTCGTTAAGACTATCATCATCCGATTCAAAAAGAAAATATATTGGTACGGCATACACGACTACCTTTTCATGGAAAATTAATAAATTTTTCAGTTATAGTGCCGGTGTACAGTATTTTCAAACAGGTAATTTCATCAACGATGTAATATCACAGCATCGTGATGGTTTTTTTGTAGGATCGGTAATAGGATATAAGTTTTAA
- a CDS encoding LLM class flavin-dependent oxidoreductase produces the protein MEIGIDSFASAMYGSNMLTGVDAMEQLLERIVQADEAGLAIYGIGEHHKKEFLDSAPAVILAAAAAKTKNIRLTSAVTVLSTSDPVRVYQSFATLDLISKGRAELVVGRGSAIEAYPLFGFDLNDYDALFKEKLDLLLKIREQEFVTWSGKFRPALNNQPVYPRSVQEKIPVWLGVGGTPESFVRAGTLGLPLMVAIIGGETARFRPLIDLYREAGLQAGFAPEQLKVGLHSPGYVAATNEEAVSDYYPGYAELWTKAGRERGWPPVTKAQFDASVAPKGVLVVGGPEQVAEKLLKHSEALGGIDRFTFQMDNAGLTHEQLLRSIEIIGKEVIPRVSKG, from the coding sequence ATGGAAATAGGAATTGATAGTTTTGCATCTGCCATGTACGGCAGTAATATGCTTACCGGTGTTGATGCAATGGAACAGCTGCTGGAAAGAATTGTTCAGGCCGATGAGGCAGGGCTTGCCATTTATGGTATTGGTGAGCATCATAAGAAAGAGTTTCTGGATTCTGCTCCCGCTGTAATACTTGCAGCTGCAGCAGCAAAAACAAAAAACATCCGTTTGACCAGTGCGGTTACTGTTCTCAGTACCTCTGATCCTGTACGTGTTTATCAAAGCTTTGCAACTTTGGATCTTATATCCAAAGGTAGGGCAGAGCTTGTGGTGGGAAGAGGCTCCGCAATCGAAGCTTATCCGCTTTTTGGATTTGATTTAAATGATTATGATGCATTGTTTAAAGAGAAACTAGACCTATTGTTAAAAATACGTGAACAGGAATTCGTTACCTGGTCTGGGAAATTTAGGCCGGCATTAAATAATCAGCCTGTCTATCCCAGATCTGTTCAGGAAAAAATCCCGGTTTGGTTAGGTGTTGGAGGAACTCCCGAATCGTTTGTAAGAGCAGGAACTTTAGGACTGCCATTAATGGTAGCGATTATTGGTGGTGAAACAGCACGTTTCCGTCCTTTGATTGATTTATATAGAGAAGCAGGCCTTCAGGCTGGCTTTGCTCCGGAACAGTTAAAAGTTGGCTTACATTCACCGGGTTATGTAGCTGCAACCAACGAAGAAGCTGTTTCAGATTATTATCCTGGTTATGCTGAGCTGTGGACAAAGGCAGGCAGAGAACGGGGATGGCCTCCGGTAACCAAAGCTCAGTTCGACGCTTCGGTTGCTCCTAAAGGTGTTCTGGTAGTTGGTGGTCCTGAGCAGGTAGCAGAAAAATTATTAAAACACAGTGAAGCACTGGGTGGCATTGACCGCTTTACATTTCAGATGGACAATGCAGGACTCACGCATGAACAGCTGTTACGTTCTATAGAAATAATTGGTAAGGAGGTTATTCCAAGGGTTTCTAAAGGTTAA
- a CDS encoding GNAT family N-acetyltransferase: MENIKVIFTKDSVGEVQLFSDDKKAGKMDISVSDGKLRVYHTEVDAEYEGKGFAKLLLNQLVIYAKENNLRIIPLCPYVLAQFRHHPEEYAEVWPQKKDIND; the protein is encoded by the coding sequence GTGGAAAATATAAAAGTAATCTTTACAAAAGACAGTGTCGGAGAGGTGCAGTTATTTTCAGATGATAAGAAAGCAGGTAAAATGGATATTTCAGTTTCAGACGGAAAGCTGCGGGTGTACCATACAGAAGTAGATGCCGAGTACGAAGGAAAAGGTTTTGCAAAACTATTGCTTAATCAATTAGTAATTTATGCTAAAGAAAATAATCTCAGAATTATACCACTTTGTCCGTATGTTCTCGCACAATTCAGGCACCATCCGGAAGAATATGCAGAGGTTTGGCCTCAAAAAAAGGACATTAATGACTAA
- a CDS encoding (4Fe-4S)-binding protein has protein sequence MEEHEYPNGEITILWKPKLCIHAAVCVKTLSKVYNPKDRPWIKTENATTQELIDQVAKCPSGALSIKK, from the coding sequence ATGGAAGAACATGAATACCCAAACGGAGAAATTACCATTCTTTGGAAACCTAAATTATGCATCCATGCAGCAGTTTGTGTAAAGACATTATCGAAAGTATATAATCCCAAAGACCGTCCGTGGATAAAAACCGAGAATGCAACTACACAGGAGCTTATTGATCAGGTTGCAAAATGCCCGTCCGGAGCATTGAGTATAAAAAAATAA
- a CDS encoding amino acid ABC transporter substrate-binding protein encodes MTNSNETNNPIRIGYSLSLSGPVAENTKAVKLAHSIWEKDINNRGGLLGRKIELVCYNDNGESSQVADIYKKLLDEEKVDLVIGGYGTNTIAASMPVVMERNRFLIGLMGLGVNINLKYPNYFAMIPTGPKPNSALTEGFFALAASQNPKPLTVAVLSADAEFSKNPVIGARENAEKYGFQIVYEETYSLSTEDFTPLIEKIKATHADLFFICSYLNDSKGLVRAIHKSDYRPKMVGGAMIGPQSASVKTELGPLLNGFVNYEYWMPVPKMNFPGVADMLAKYQAKAKEKKVDELGYYMAPLAYAQMQVLAQAVAVTESLNDEVLAEYCRSNTFETVIGNISFGEGGEWAEPRVVQVQFQNIENNDLETFKDSRVQVVVEPSEYASGSLIYPYAP; translated from the coding sequence ATGACAAATTCAAATGAAACAAACAATCCCATTCGCATCGGTTACAGCCTTTCACTTTCAGGGCCTGTAGCCGAAAATACAAAGGCGGTGAAGCTGGCACACAGTATTTGGGAAAAAGATATCAATAATAGAGGAGGACTTCTTGGGCGTAAAATAGAGCTTGTATGCTACAATGATAACGGAGAATCTTCACAAGTAGCCGATATTTATAAAAAACTTTTGGATGAGGAAAAAGTCGATTTAGTCATTGGTGGTTATGGAACAAATACCATAGCGGCTTCTATGCCTGTTGTTATGGAACGTAATCGTTTTTTGATTGGCCTGATGGGATTAGGTGTTAATATAAATCTTAAATACCCTAATTATTTTGCGATGATTCCTACTGGTCCTAAACCAAATTCGGCACTTACAGAAGGTTTTTTTGCCCTTGCAGCTTCCCAGAATCCTAAACCGTTAACTGTAGCAGTACTTTCTGCCGATGCCGAATTTTCAAAAAATCCGGTTATAGGCGCCAGAGAAAATGCGGAAAAATATGGTTTTCAGATTGTTTATGAAGAAACTTATTCGCTTTCAACAGAAGATTTTACACCTTTAATAGAAAAGATAAAAGCAACTCATGCAGACTTATTTTTTATCTGTTCTTATTTAAATGACTCAAAAGGCTTGGTGCGAGCGATTCATAAAAGTGACTATAGGCCAAAAATGGTGGGTGGAGCTATGATCGGCCCACAAAGTGCTTCTGTAAAAACTGAGCTTGGACCACTATTAAATGGATTTGTTAATTATGAATATTGGATGCCGGTTCCAAAAATGAACTTTCCGGGTGTTGCTGATATGTTGGCTAAATATCAAGCTAAAGCCAAAGAAAAAAAGGTAGATGAATTAGGATATTATATGGCTCCTTTAGCGTATGCTCAGATGCAGGTTTTGGCGCAAGCTGTTGCTGTTACGGAAAGTCTGAATGATGAGGTTCTTGCAGAATATTGCAGATCGAATACTTTTGAAACAGTAATAGGTAACATTAGCTTCGGTGAAGGAGGCGAGTGGGCGGAGCCACGTGTTGTTCAGGTACAATTTCAAAATATTGAGAATAATGATCTTGAGACCTTTAAAGACAGTCGTGTGCAAGTGGTTGTTGAACCCTCGGAATATGCATCTGGCTCGCTGATATATCCATATGCACCATAA
- a CDS encoding MoaF-related domain-containing protein → MKNKLTGNRYIMDVGELKTELFFETDESMIFTVIEGGSLTESGYSEKVKITVAKVRSQVYMIAWKEISGATVTHVEDHKNGIIYSNATLPDGSFYTMKGTIHPVQDLVTE, encoded by the coding sequence ATGAAAAATAAATTAACAGGAAACCGATACATAATGGATGTGGGCGAACTGAAAACCGAGCTCTTTTTCGAAACCGATGAATCCATGATCTTCACGGTGATAGAGGGTGGTTCTCTAACCGAAAGTGGCTACTCAGAAAAAGTAAAGATCACAGTGGCTAAAGTTCGTTCACAAGTATATATGATTGCATGGAAAGAAATTTCAGGAGCTACGGTAACGCATGTGGAAGATCATAAAAATGGAATTATTTACAGCAATGCGACATTGCCTGATGGTAGTTTTTATACCATGAAAGGTACAATACATCCTGTACAGGATTTAGTTACGGAATAG
- a CDS encoding nuclear transport factor 2 family protein, protein MNELFHEKDSTAIEKYWHENYQQHNPSMINGHEGLRNLLPVLDSNFKWKPGIIVEENDIVITHSLVHGWGPTPVIVVDIFRLEDGKIAEHWDVVQEEIPVSKSANGNSMTSF, encoded by the coding sequence ATGAACGAGCTGTTTCATGAAAAAGACAGTACAGCCATCGAAAAATACTGGCATGAAAATTATCAACAGCACAACCCATCGATGATTAATGGTCATGAAGGATTAAGAAATCTATTACCTGTTTTAGATTCAAATTTTAAGTGGAAGCCAGGTATAATCGTTGAAGAAAATGATATAGTTATTACACATAGTTTGGTTCACGGTTGGGGACCAACTCCGGTTATCGTAGTCGATATTTTCCGTTTGGAAGATGGGAAAATAGCAGAACATTGGGATGTAGTACAGGAAGAAATTCCGGTGTCAAAATCAGCTAATGGAAATTCAATGACTTCTTTTTAA
- a CDS encoding nuclear transport factor 2 family protein codes for MNNNLVLLMEENLALVWSERDASKRMKSIETIYSPESTLYHVGHQTKGYEAINESVNNILANMPEEFSFFKLKPIVINNNVGRLIWGMGPNEESIVATGMDIAVFEDGKIKSLYVFLD; via the coding sequence ATGAATAATAATCTAGTCCTTCTTATGGAAGAAAATTTAGCTTTGGTATGGAGTGAAAGAGATGCTTCCAAAAGGATGAAATCCATAGAGACTATCTATTCGCCTGAAAGCACATTATATCATGTAGGACATCAGACGAAAGGGTATGAGGCTATCAATGAAAGCGTAAATAATATTCTGGCTAATATGCCTGAAGAATTTAGCTTTTTTAAATTAAAGCCAATTGTAATCAATAATAATGTAGGCAGGCTAATTTGGGGAATGGGCCCGAATGAAGAATCAATTGTTGCTACAGGAATGGATATTGCCGTTTTTGAAGATGGAAAAATAAAGTCATTATATGTATTCCTTGATTAA
- a CDS encoding hydrolase: protein MLIDHQPFQVANLHSHEPTLIINNTVGLAKATKIFNVPTILTTVTEERGGYIIKGLQDVFPEQKPINRTFINTWEDPAVTDIVKASGRKQLILAGLWTEVCVAMPAIQALGEGYDVFVVTDACGSVSPEAHDMAVRRMVQVGIVPINWLAVVSEWQRDWARLETASQLGPILFDHGGGSGVALAWEWQLLATTPPEQ, encoded by the coding sequence GTGCTAATCGACCATCAACCGTTTCAGGTTGCTAATTTGCATAGCCATGAACCTACATTGATTATTAACAATACAGTTGGGCTTGCAAAAGCTACAAAAATATTCAACGTGCCAACTATTCTTACTACCGTTACGGAAGAACGAGGAGGCTACATCATTAAAGGTCTTCAGGATGTATTCCCGGAACAAAAACCTATTAATAGAACATTCATCAATACATGGGAAGATCCTGCAGTTACTGATATCGTAAAAGCAAGCGGTCGTAAGCAACTGATATTAGCAGGATTATGGACAGAAGTTTGTGTTGCGATGCCTGCAATTCAAGCTTTGGGAGAGGGTTATGATGTATTTGTTGTTACAGATGCTTGTGGTAGCGTTAGTCCTGAAGCGCATGATATGGCAGTGCGTAGAATGGTTCAGGTAGGTATCGTGCCAATCAATTGGTTAGCTGTTGTTTCAGAATGGCAACGTGATTGGGCTCGTCTGGAAACAGCATCTCAATTGGGGCCTATTCTGTTCGATCATGGTGGAGGAAGTGGTGTTGCTTTAGCTTGGGAATGGCAGTTACTTGCTACAACACCTCCAGAACAATAA
- a CDS encoding helix-turn-helix domain-containing protein has translation MEKKIKPCIENEEILKQRFLALRDTLDLLSGKWRFCILLNLHYYEKLRFKDFFEVSEGISPKVLSSELTTLEAHQLIKKNIEFTPSQDITYYVLTQHAQEIWTVLNTLIEFGLSNRKEVIKSLSDKDKT, from the coding sequence ATGGAAAAGAAAATAAAACCTTGTATAGAAAATGAAGAAATCTTAAAACAAAGATTTTTAGCATTAAGAGATACCTTAGATTTATTAAGTGGTAAATGGCGTTTCTGTATTCTTTTAAATTTACATTACTATGAAAAATTAAGGTTTAAAGATTTTTTTGAAGTATCAGAAGGCATATCGCCTAAAGTACTGAGTTCTGAACTGACTACTTTGGAAGCACATCAGCTCATTAAAAAAAATATTGAATTTACCCCTTCACAAGATATTACGTATTATGTGCTGACGCAGCATGCTCAGGAAATCTGGACTGTGTTGAATACATTAATTGAATTTGGACTATCCAATCGTAAAGAAGTCATCAAATCACTATCGGATAAAGATAAAACTTAG
- a CDS encoding NmrA family NAD(P)-binding protein, with amino-acid sequence MKTILVTGATGKQGTATVYELLKNNFEVFALTRNPQSSEAHNLEKAGAVLVKGDLENIEALSDLFKKIDGLYLVLPPVWISSKETDEKEAELGIKAIRLAEEQGVKFVLYSSVLASDKQDAFRPKFKFTIEKYLLESNLQGAVIRPASFMENLLLPSFGLGEGKFINPLPEETAISWVTTNDIGTFARIIFQNYQAFNGKTVDFGGELFAPKQVLKLLEEKLKQPIEFVQVPLEILHQQSETFARLVEMIDQEGYDPIDYEFIASWMPKLTGFEQWMDETGIQKIKELRNHK; translated from the coding sequence ATGAAAACAATCTTAGTTACAGGTGCAACCGGAAAACAAGGCACTGCCACAGTATATGAATTGCTGAAAAATAATTTTGAGGTATTTGCGCTTACCAGAAATCCGCAATCTTCGGAAGCTCATAATTTAGAAAAGGCAGGAGCAGTGTTGGTAAAAGGCGATTTAGAAAATATTGAAGCTTTAAGTGATCTATTTAAAAAAATTGACGGGCTTTATCTAGTTCTTCCTCCAGTATGGATTTCCAGCAAAGAAACGGATGAGAAAGAAGCGGAACTCGGTATAAAAGCAATCAGATTAGCAGAAGAACAAGGCGTTAAATTTGTTCTTTATTCATCTGTTCTTGCTTCCGATAAGCAGGATGCATTTAGACCAAAATTTAAATTTACCATCGAAAAATATTTGTTAGAAAGTAATTTGCAGGGAGCTGTAATAAGACCCGCTTCTTTTATGGAAAATCTATTGTTACCAAGTTTCGGATTAGGGGAAGGCAAGTTTATTAATCCCCTGCCTGAAGAAACAGCAATCTCTTGGGTAACTACAAACGACATTGGTACCTTTGCACGAATAATATTTCAGAATTATCAAGCATTTAATGGCAAAACAGTTGATTTTGGAGGTGAACTTTTCGCCCCGAAACAAGTCTTAAAACTATTGGAAGAGAAGTTGAAACAACCCATCGAATTCGTACAGGTACCATTAGAAATACTTCATCAACAAAGTGAAACATTTGCACGATTGGTTGAAATGATTGACCAAGAAGGCTATGATCCCATCGATTACGAATTTATAGCTAGTTGGATGCCAAAACTAACTGGTTTTGAACAGTGGATGGATGAAACAGGCATTCAAAAAATAAAAGAATTACGTAATCATAAATAA
- a CDS encoding Crp/Fnr family transcriptional regulator, which yields MYTENWWAGDRESFVRFTPSIYSIDALEDCDVLIITRENVLNLCRQCPAFNELLLKLNEQNSIAVQRRIASISFTAEKRYRCFVENYPFFINRFPQHIIASYIGITKDTLSRLRRQLDK from the coding sequence TTGTATACTGAAAATTGGTGGGCAGGTGATCGTGAAAGTTTTGTACGGTTTACACCCAGTATATATAGTATAGATGCGTTGGAAGATTGTGATGTGCTTATTATCACAAGAGAAAACGTATTAAATTTATGTCGTCAGTGTCCTGCTTTTAACGAATTGTTGTTGAAACTTAATGAGCAAAATAGCATTGCTGTACAAAGAAGAATAGCCTCTATTAGTTTTACTGCGGAAAAACGCTATAGATGTTTTGTTGAAAATTATCCATTCTTTATTAATCGCTTTCCGCAACATATTATTGCCTCTTATATTGGTATTACGAAAGATACTCTAAGCCGGTTACGCCGTCAATTGGATAAATAA
- a CDS encoding Crp/Fnr family transcriptional regulator: MHPLFHYINQYALISEEDFEIFKSHFIQKKLSKKQYLLQEGEICKYLGFIVKGAMRKYYIDEKGVEHTVNLYVENWWAGDRESFVMLTPSAYNLDAWEDCELLLISRESTLKLRNECPAFNELTLKLDEQSTISTQKRITSSISLTAEKRYEDFVNNYPHFTQRFPQHIIASYLGITKDTLSRVRKKALKK; the protein is encoded by the coding sequence ATGCATCCTCTATTTCATTATATCAATCAATATGCTTTAATTTCCGAAGAAGATTTTGAGATCTTCAAAAGCCACTTTATTCAGAAAAAATTAAGCAAAAAACAGTATCTATTGCAGGAAGGAGAGATCTGTAAATATTTAGGGTTTATCGTAAAGGGTGCTATGCGTAAATATTATATAGATGAAAAAGGTGTTGAGCATACTGTAAATTTATATGTTGAAAACTGGTGGGCAGGCGACCGGGAGAGTTTTGTCATGCTAACTCCAAGTGCCTATAATCTAGACGCATGGGAAGATTGTGAATTACTTCTTATTTCCAGAGAAAGTACCTTAAAATTGCGTAATGAATGTCCTGCTTTCAACGAATTAACATTGAAGCTCGATGAACAGAGTACGATTTCTACTCAAAAAAGGATAACTTCTTCCATAAGCCTTACTGCTGAAAAACGCTATGAAGATTTCGTCAATAACTATCCGCATTTTACTCAGCGTTTTCCGCAACATATCATTGCTTCTTATCTTGGAATTACAAAAGATACACTAAGCAGGGTTCGTAAAAAAGCACTTAAAAAATAG